CTGAGCGAAGGGGCTACGGAGGCTGACCTGCTAAATGCTTACCCTCGGCTAAAACCAGAGGATATAAAGGCGGTGTGCTCCTTTGGAAGAATCGTATGGAATTTTGCCGTAGACGAAAACTAGAGTGCCCTGAAACTTCGGGGCACTTTTGGTTTATGGTGGAGAACTAGTTCGGCTCTAGTTCAATTAAGTCCTTCAAAAAACGCCTTGCCGAAGGAACGTCAATGTTTTCTTCATAACCGGGATCAAATACCTTACTTAAGTTACCCGTTAGTTGAGTTACACCTCTAGACCCGCGTCCAGCCCAGTGAAACTGGCGTCGGGTTGCACTCAATATAGTAGAATCAAAAATGGATATGAGGCGGCGGGGGTGGACCTGCTGATTATGATGATGCAGACGGAGAGCGTGCCCCACGAGAAGGTCATGAAGTCGATTGAGCTGGTGGGGCGGGAGGTGATGCCGAGGTTTGGGAAGAGGGCGAAGGCCGAGAAGGTATGACCTCTCATCCTTTGTCCTTTCTCAACAAGGGGGAAGGTAAAAGACCCTAGCGACAGGCGGCATTGATAAAGTATCGTGCCTCTAGGGTTTCACCCTCACCTATATCCTCTCCCATCAAGGGAGAGGAAAGAAGAAAAATGACTCTGCACAGAACGTAAACCTCAAGCCTTTCACCTCTGGGCCTAGGAGAGCACTATGACACCTGAAGAAGCCGTTGCGTATTTGCAGGCATACCTGGAGAAGCCGACGGAACCGAAATTGCCGGCGACGCGGGAGGGGGCCACGGTGGTGACGTGCGTCGACGGGCGGCTTAACCCGTACCTGGGGTCGTTTAGGTTTGTTATTCGCACGGCGGGGGCGGCGGCGGAGGCGGTGGAGGGAAGTGTGGGGTTCACCGGGGAGGCGTCGGGCTTTAGCGTGCTGGCGACCCATGGGGACTGCCTGGCGAACCGGGCGGGCATAGATTACCTGTCGGCCAGCCGGTCGGGGGCGAAGCCGTCGGGCAGCGCGGTGGCGCACCTGAACCGCAGCGACACCCGGGCGGTGCTGACAAACATTAACCACGAGTGGCGGCTGGACCGGCTGCCGGCGTCGGACGACCAACGGGCACTGGCCCGGCTGGGGATTAACTACGCGCGACGATGGACGGCGGGAAACCCCGGCGGCAAGCCTAGGGTGGGGCTGTTTATAGACCTGGCGTCGGTGGTGGCGCCGCAGCCTCGAGTGTGGGTGGTGAGCTATGACGGGATGGCGGGGGCGGAACTGGTGAGTTTTCTGCGCAGACGGGGGATGAGGGAGGAGACGGTGTCGCAGAACGTGCTGGTGCAAGAGCCGGTAGGAGTGAAGCGGTAGGGAGGAGACGGGCGAGGCGACCTCGCCCCTACAGCGGGAAAGAGGGGTTATTTCCTTTACACCACCCTTAGCCTTGGATATGCTACGCCTATTTCAGGAGG
The sequence above is a segment of the SAR202 cluster bacterium genome. Coding sequences within it:
- a CDS encoding DUF433 domain-containing protein, whose protein sequence is MKDDIRIEVNPKIMLGKPVVRGTRIPVELILRKLSEGATEADLLNAYPRLKPEDIKAVCSFGRIVWNFAVDEN